A part of Rhinolophus ferrumequinum isolate MPI-CBG mRhiFer1 chromosome 11, mRhiFer1_v1.p, whole genome shotgun sequence genomic DNA contains:
- the PTH gene encoding parathyroid hormone isoform X2: MIQRIGSDVICDNKKSFLVKMMSAKDMVKVTIVMLAICLFAKSDGKSIKKRSVSEIQLMSNLRQHLHSKERLEWLWKKLKDVNKFVNLGNSTAHRQGGSQRSQKQEDNVPIERHQKSLGEVDKADVDVLIRAKSQ; encoded by the exons ATGATCCAGAGAATTGGGAGTGATGTTATCTGTGACAATAAAAAA tcctttttagtgAAGATGATGTCTGCAAAAGACATGGTTAAAGTAACGATCGTCATGCTTGCCATCTGTTTGTTTGCAAAATCAGATGGGAAATCTATTAA GAAGAGATCTGTGAGTGAAATACAGCTTATGAGTAACTTGCGTCAACATCTGCACTCAAAGGAAAGGTTGGAATGGCTGTGGAAGAAGCTGAAGGATGTGAATAAATTTGTTAACCTCGGAAATTCTACAGCTCACAGACAGGGTGGTTCCCAGAGATCCCAAAAACAGGAAGACAATGTTCCAATTGAGAGGCATCAAAAAAGTCTTGGAGAAGTAGACAAAGCTGATGTGGATGTATTAATTAGAGCTAAATCTCAATGA
- the PTH gene encoding parathyroid hormone isoform X1: protein MMSAKDMVKVTIVMLAICLFAKSDGKSIKKRSVSEIQLMSNLRQHLHSKERLEWLWKKLKDVNKFVNLGNSTAHRQGGSQRSQKQEDNVPIERHQKSLGEVDKADVDVLIRAKSQ from the exons ATGATGTCTGCAAAAGACATGGTTAAAGTAACGATCGTCATGCTTGCCATCTGTTTGTTTGCAAAATCAGATGGGAAATCTATTAA GAAGAGATCTGTGAGTGAAATACAGCTTATGAGTAACTTGCGTCAACATCTGCACTCAAAGGAAAGGTTGGAATGGCTGTGGAAGAAGCTGAAGGATGTGAATAAATTTGTTAACCTCGGAAATTCTACAGCTCACAGACAGGGTGGTTCCCAGAGATCCCAAAAACAGGAAGACAATGTTCCAATTGAGAGGCATCAAAAAAGTCTTGGAGAAGTAGACAAAGCTGATGTGGATGTATTAATTAGAGCTAAATCTCAATGA